From a region of the Hymenobacter jejuensis genome:
- a CDS encoding beta/alpha barrel domain-containing protein produces the protein MARFSSAEVLDAVLRYPVVPVFYHADVAYAKRILQACYDGGLRVFEFTNRGANAFDVFSQLQTFVQEQCPDMLLGIGTIYTAQDAERFIEAGADFVVQPVTTAEVAAACQHNDVAWLPGAMTLNEVYNATQLGAKLVKIFPGNVVGPGYIKALRGPMPNVKLMVTGGVEPTNESVSEWFGAGVNVVGMGSQLFKNADDTQALVAQISGLMQFVNSLPK, from the coding sequence ATGGCTCGATTTTCTTCTGCTGAAGTGCTGGATGCGGTGCTGCGGTACCCTGTGGTACCGGTGTTTTACCATGCCGACGTGGCGTATGCCAAGCGCATTCTGCAAGCTTGCTACGACGGCGGCTTGCGGGTGTTTGAGTTCACCAACCGGGGCGCCAACGCCTTCGACGTGTTCTCGCAGCTCCAGACTTTCGTGCAGGAACAGTGCCCCGACATGCTGCTCGGCATCGGGACCATTTACACGGCGCAGGATGCGGAGCGCTTTATCGAAGCCGGAGCCGATTTTGTAGTGCAGCCCGTTACGACGGCCGAGGTAGCCGCCGCTTGTCAGCACAACGACGTGGCGTGGCTGCCCGGCGCCATGACCCTCAATGAAGTATACAACGCCACCCAGTTGGGCGCAAAGCTGGTCAAGATTTTCCCTGGCAACGTGGTGGGCCCCGGCTACATCAAGGCGTTGCGCGGCCCCATGCCCAACGTCAAACTCATGGTAACCGGCGGCGTGGAGCCCACCAACGAAAGCGTAAGCGAGTGGTTTGGGGCCGGCGTCAATGTGGTCGGGATGGGTTCGCAACTCTTTAAAAATGCCGACGATACCCAAGCCTTGGTGGCCCAGATTTCCGGGCTTATGCAATTTGTAAACTCGCTACCTAAGTAA